The stretch of DNA TTCCTATTGTACCCTCTTTTGAATGATGGAGATGCAGTGAGAGCAAGCATTTCAGTGAAGAGCATCTATTAACAAACTATGAGTAGCATGTAACAATTGTTACACCAATGAGAGCAAGAAAACTGAGATAAAGTGGATAAAAGAGCATTGAAGTTTTGAATATAATTTAGGTGAAGGGACTAACTTCAGGTGCGAGATAGCATCGTCGCCTTCCTCCAGTGTCGAAGAAGAAGGAAAAATCAGATGGATCATCATCCGGGATGTAAGTTGGTTTAAAAGACGCAAAGTCCGTGAGGTATAGCCAGTTCCATGAGGTAACCagtacattctcacattttatgtcACCTAACATAAACAGCAGTGTAAATACAAATGAAAGAAAAACACTACTGCTCATATAACTTAAGAGAAAACCTTCTCACCATGGCAAACTCCCTTGCTATGGCTCTGCTCCACAGCATGTATTAACTGCACAACCAAATTGAGCTAAGTCGACAACCATATCTGGAAAGGAAAGGAATGAAGAACGACTCTTACATGTGCCACTAGTTTAAGGCTACACTTAGCAAAGAGGCTGTACAACTTCCTATAGAAGACCCCCCAACATGATCAACTCTTTCACCTTTGTGCAACAAAAAAGGAAGAATGGCGCACCTGAAAAGCAAGCCACTTCTTCTCAATTTGACTGAGGAAAGGGCGTGTACTAAGTCTATCATGCAGATTGCTGTAGGAGTACTGCCTCAGGAGGTATGCTGCCTTATCTGTCTGAAACCAGACCTGAAAAACATACAAAGCTGTGTCAGCATGTCAACCAAGGGAGAGACATAGCATGTCTTCATAACAAAGCCACTCCCATCACATTGAAAGGTTATATGTGATATTTCAGTGTTGATGCATGTATCATCCTGTGAGGAAACACCCATGTCTAACTGCCCATCAGAATTTAACCTCACATCATCCATAAATAGTCCAGGAAGCAGAAgcccataaagatgatagtataaCAAGCAAGCAAATCCTAAACACAATTGACTATAAATCCAGCCCTGCTGCCTCAGCTGATACACATGACAGCTAAAATTCCCACCAGAGATAATACAACTTGACATAGGAAAATCGCTAAACCTCACTAAATTTCACAAGATAACGCATTGATAAACAGCTCCGGGGTTATTGCTAGTAATTTTCATGGGGAACAAACAGCAGAGCGAGGCCTGACCTGGAAGGGCCAGACGTGGGAGCCCTCGAGCCCCTGGAACGCCCTGCGGATCCGCTCCAGCCTCCGCTCATGGTCCTGCGAGGCGACAGGCAGATCTTCTCAGGACCTCCCACccgaagggggaaggaaggggatgcGGATGCGGCGGTTACTGATTACCTTGAGGTCGAGGGGCTCCCCGGCGCGCTTGAAGTAGACCTTGACGAGGAGGAGGCCCTCGTCGTGCTTGCAGAGGACGGACTTGAGGAAGCGGCCGCGGCTGACGAGGTCGAGCAGCACGAGGTTGTAGGTGGAGGGCAGGTCGTGCAGGTAgtactccgtcgccgacgcctgcgTCGTCCGCGCGATCTTGTTCCCCATCTCCGCCTCGGCGCCCCTCTGCCTCTcctgtccccgccgccgcggcgGAGGGGGCTCGGCTCGCCGGGGCGGAGGCGGGGCGGCGGGGTTTTGCTTCTGGGCGCGGGTTTCCGCGGAGGGGAGGTGCGTGGCGTGGGGCGGAGGCGATCGATGGGGTCTGATGAGAGACGCCGGTTGAATTGGGGGAGAAGAGAAGGAGGCTGGACCGCGGAGGTGTGTCGTGTTGGGCTCTCCAGCCGAAACCAATCCAACCCCCTGCTGGCCTGATTCTGATCCGGTGGGAAAGGAACCCGGTTCGGTTTACAAAACCATTAGTACCGACTTTTCTTTTGAGAAACATTTGttctttattttaaaaaaaacaatGTAGTAGTACTATGGTGTAGAAGTATTCAGATTTGTCAGAGTCGTGCCCCGAGGCTGAGATGGGGACGACACAGCCAACCGCGACGTCCCCGACGACATGGCCAGGACCTCACCGGAGACAGGACGACACAATGTGGGAGGAGATGGAGGGGGCTGGGCGGAGAACCCAACTAGAGGAGGAGACTCGGCTGGAGGAGGAAGGTGCAGTATCAGCCATCGAATTTCAGTCAAAAAAATTCGACTGAAACATCTTCTTTTTTCAAGCAACTGTCCCAAGGTATTTTGTATTACCTCCTTCCCAAATTAGTTGTCCTAGGTTTATCTAGATACGTATGTATCTAACAAGACAACTAATTCGGGACGGAAGCGGTACATCATAGGGATACATGAACATGCGTTAAATACTTGAGTTATAACGTCGTGGAGTAGGCAAACACGAGTAACTTCCGCCCCGAAGAAGTAGGATCACATGAGGCGATCAAGGGAGGCGACGAGGGTTTCCTTGCATGTCGccggttccctctctctccgtcgGTCGCTCCGACGGCAGGAGGAAGGGGAAACCTCGGGTCTGTTCGCTTGGTGGGTGTctggtagggttagggttgagggagacgCTGTTGAGGCCATTGCGGCGGTGTCGCATTGGAATAAGTTTCTCCGGGCTCCGTTCGCGGTCAGGTGAGGCttttgccttcgtctaggagccaACGGGGTTGGGGATCCCCAGATCTTgtcgaggtcgcgggctatggtgGCTGGAGGTCCATCGGTACTGGCCGTTTGGGTCCTCAGATGGGCGATGGATGCAGAGAAACGAAgacctttcttcttccttgttggtatgatttgctgTTGTTGTTCCTCTCCTTCCTCTGCGCTGATGCTGGTGAGAGATCCTGCTTTGTCCGTGAGGATGGCCCGGCCGCGGTGCTGGACCGGTCAAATGACTCGAGCTCTCTTTCTTCCAGAAGGGACACTTTTCACGATACTCAAAGCCATAGGTGGCGACGGctgttgcaggtgtgttggattgatgtccatgccctctCAGCGCTGGTGTCAAGAATGAAGGAAGCAACGTGGCGGCAATTATACCGTGGTTGAAGATGATAACCTGTTTGTGACTAGTTGCGGATATTTCTgctgcaggggtcttctctcaagattcaggGATCATGACACTGGGCTCCGGAgatcttcttgtgttatggttgtcttaGGATACTCTAGGTGTTCATGGTCCTTTGTGTTTGCGTTTCAGTGTGCTTGTAAGGGTCAACTACTTTATTCTGATTCGTGATATGAAtgaaaaaattctcaaaaaaaaatatTTACTCGAGTTATGACTGGCAAAGTGAACGCTACTAATTCACCATTGTTCTCCATGGTATGATTTAGCAAACAAAAACATGAGTCAGGATGCTTGCACTTGCAATACATCAAACATGATAGCCTACACGCACACTGCAGCTTGTCGGAGACTCTCGGCTGACACTGGGACTCGAGATGCTGCTGCAAGTACACCGAATTGGTGGTTGGAGCTTCGATTGGTGTCCCAGCTTCGGCCTGAAGAGAAGATGCAGCATCAAATTCCTAGCCTTTTATGCCGAGGGCCAGTTAAGCTCCTGTAATGGACATGAAAGATCAGGCGTGAGCTAGTGGATGTGGAAAGGAAAACAGGGGCTTAAGCATGTGGAATTCTTACTACTACTATTGATGGCCACTGGCATCGTGAGGCGGCTCTTCGCTTCCGTTTCCAGATTCTGCAACATGTTTTCCCGTTAGTCAGAAAGGAAACAACAGCGATAAGAGATGGCTGTGGTGTCAGGAGCAAGCAAGTACCGGTAATAGCTGCCAGATTTTCCTCTTTGTACATTCCAAGAGGTGACCCGTGCACGGATAAGAGCATCTCGCCATTCTTGGGTTGTCTTACTGATTTTGGTGTCATGCCAAAAGAGAGCCGACTACTCATGGCCTGTTCAGGGTTATGTTACAGCACAATATGTGAGCTCAAAAGGAGATTCAAGATCAAACATTTCATGTCAAGAGGGTTAAACACAAACCCCGGGTGTCTGTAGAGAATCTGGTGCTCCAATCGTTTGGCTTTCGGGCAGCTCACTCCAATTCTTCAAAGGAACAGAGAAAAAAAAAAGAATTGTCAACGGTACAGCAAAAACATCCGATATCATCACTGTACAAAAGAAATACTTACAAAGTTGTTAAAATCAAAAGTGCTCTCGATGAAGTTCTTCTGCACTGCACACATCATATAAGGTGAGAAGATCATTCAAGTCAAGCTGCTTTGGTGCCTATAGAAGTACATCAACAACAAGTAGATAGCATTTGAACCTGAATCTCCTGAGAAATGAAAACCAGCAGCAGTTGCCAATGACGTGATCGAAGCTCGTGAAACCTTGTCATCCCTCTGGTCTCCATTTATGAGATCATCCCAGTCTTTCCATTTCAACTCAAGCTCACCCTGCTCTTCGTTCCGTACAACTGACACGTTGGGCAAGTTCTCCTGAAAAAATTGCAAGGCTGGTGTTTCTAGTTGCTCCTTGGACATGTAGGATCGCACCAGATGCAGCCGGGAGAGTACGCTCTCATTCTCTGCTGCTTGAATAGCTCTGATGGCAGCTTTCCGACGTACAACTATTTATTGAGGACAGTAGATTAGCAATTGAATCCTGATTTGCATTAAGTTAAAGGACAGTGCCTCTATGATATGCATTCTTATTGTATTAAATACAGAGGAAAAAATCACAAGAATTCAGGTTTTGACATAGCAGCAGAAAGAGCTCCATTCAAAAGAATCGTAGTGAGAGTTTGGTCAGGCATGATAGAGCCAACTGCCTAGAGAATAAGATGTCGGTATATTTGCACTAGATTACAGCCTTCTCATTGACATTAGATTTGAGAGTTTGATCAGGCATGATAGAGCCAACTGCCTAGAGAATAAGATGTCGGTATATTTGCACTAGATTACAACCTTCACATTGACATTAGATTTCAAAGTTCAGCCTAAAAAGTGGACTGTATCCTACATTCCTACTGACTGCCAGTGCCAGGACAAATTGGGGATGGTGAATCCTTTGGAGCAGGCTTGAACCAAAGATCCCCGACACTGAAGAAGGTATGTTGCTTCCTCAAGATAATTTAAGCCGTCATTTTACATAGATTCATTCACTGACGCTTTAAGCAGAGAAGAATAGTAAAGCAGTAAAATCGGCTTGTGCTGCATCCACATAAACTCTTGGGAGTCAATCACATGGCTCCTACGCTTTACCTTCTTCCAACGGCGACCAACACGGAATGAAAGTTCATATGGCAGCCACGGGGGCCAAGAAATGCAGTGCAGCGGCGACAGACGACCTACGGCGGTGAGCGGCGGCACGAGTACGACGGCGCTCTTCCTCCTCCCTCTATCTTTCTTTCCCCCGCGCCTACTGCTTGGTGTAGCTAGCCGCGAATTTAGCATCTAAAACTGACTTCGGGCGGGGCGGATTGGGGGGAGGGAGTTAGGGCTCGGGGGCACGTACACTCTTGGTCGGCGGACCACCGCAGCTTCTCCTCCACCGACGCGTCGGGGCCGGGCGGcttgggcggcgacggcggcggcggctgggcggcgGGGCGAGCCCCCCGCTTCTTCCTCGGCGGCATCGCCGCGGGCTTGACGGGAAGGGGAAGGGCGGATTTGGGGAATTGGGGGCTCGGGGAGCTTGGTTTGAACGGGGGAGAGTGGGATCTGTGTGGGGGGAAATGAGGGATTTATTTTGGGTATTGTATTGCCATGAGGCCCATGGTTAGCTGGGCTCGTAGAGCCCGCGTGAGAGCCCATTGTTGTACCCTTTTTTTCAGATTCTAAAAACAAactatttttttctttcagaattgttgttttttaaaCACATGGTACAGGCACGACGCTCAAATGCACACGCACTCACTTGTATGAAGTATGCACCAAATAAGCACTTCGGGGAGATTGAGTCAGTAGTTTTTCAACTTATGATTTGCGGCCCAACTTTTTGAAGTAGCTGTCCAACACCATCATACAATAGACCATCTACAACCGGACTCATTAAATATCATCCTCAAACATCCGCGGGCGTGCCTAGGCATGTTCACTGACAGTGGCCGATGACCCGTCAATTGTCTGTGTCTACAATTACGTCCTTCATACCAAATCCTCAAATTCATACATTCTGGTGCAACATAAGGTAAGCACACATAGGTTATGTAGATCAGACACCTAGCTCATCGTACATGTCATCAGAATAGCAAAAATTGGCATGTTCTAAATACTAGAGTTATGAAGAAAGTCCACCCATGACTGCCCTTGCCTTGCCCTTGCGTCTTTGTCGTCGTAGCGCTAGAAGACGCAACACGGGTCAAGGCGGATTTGCTCGCTCCTAGAGTTGTAGGGGTCGGATGCGGCATTGtcatcctcgtcctcctcgtccaaAGAGTGTACGAACATTGCAGGTTTGCTCCACTGCGAAGGCACGCGCGGCCCGGGCTTGCCGCTTCGCCCAGATATGGGCATAGGTGTCTtcgctggtgtcggtgtcaaaaccggcggatctcgggtagggggtcccgaactgtgcgtctaggccggatggtaacaggaggcaaggaacacgatgttttacccaggttcgggccctcttgatggaggtaaaaccctacgtcatgcttgattaatattgatgatatgggtagtacaagagtagatctaccacgagatcaaggaggctaaaccctaaaagctagcctatggtatggttgttgtatgatgaagttgtcctacggactaaaaccctctggtttatatagacacggagagggttagggttacacaaagtcggttacaatggtaggagatcttgaatatccgcatcgccaagcttgccttccacgccaaggaaagtcccatccggacacgggacgaagtcttcaaccttgtatcttcatagtcctggagtccggctgaaggtataatccagctacccgaacaccccctaatccaggactccctcagtagcccctgaaccaggcttcaatgacgacgagtccgacgcgtagattgtcttcggcattgcaagacgggttcctcctccaaattcttcataaaagtttgtaaac from Triticum dicoccoides isolate Atlit2015 ecotype Zavitan chromosome 6A, WEW_v2.0, whole genome shotgun sequence encodes:
- the LOC119314483 gene encoding uncharacterized protein LOC119314483, translating into MPPRKKRGARPAAQPPPPSPPKPPGPDASVEEKLRWSADQEFVRRKAAIRAIQAAENESVLSRLHLVRSYMSKEQLETPALQFFQENLPNVSVVRNEEQGELELKWKDWDDLINGDQRDDKVSRASITSLATAAGFHFSGDSVQKNFIESTFDFNNFNWSELPESQTIGAPDSLQTPGAMSSRLSFGMTPKSVRQPKNGEMLLSVHGSPLGMYKEENLAAITESGNGSEEPPHDASGHQ